In Vicia villosa cultivar HV-30 ecotype Madison, WI unplaced genomic scaffold, Vvil1.0 ctg.001325F_1_1, whole genome shotgun sequence, one genomic interval encodes:
- the LOC131634671 gene encoding uncharacterized protein LOC131634671, giving the protein MLRCLTKTAAKHNHPWRNNLTTTISSLNYSSKSPTKSTPTSKTPATAATADIFFDEQERLRNLTADEKNPSLNVGPNGRPLFTPAASLSKLTNNDTCTYFQLAKETLDAALPEGLPIGMSKEFQDSMRTALLVRQSFLDLRDNFRRVVDPPMWSPHGKGVKVRKQVVLDGPVSCGKSIALAMLVQWAREEGWLVFYVPRGKEWTHGGFFYKHPQTGLWDTPVQAENVLKDFLKYNESYLKQLPCQIFDPIPLGEGAGVGWLKDVDSVAVPEGTMLYELVKTGIEQTHAAVGVVVRLRKELSLVKDMPVLIAIDQYNNWFTFSEYEEPVTIRSCRPIHARELTMVNAFRSMMHDDMMVGAFSHSTAVGKLRKDLPDVPVDARAMFPRYSLEEADTVCHYYLRQRLIRREAFTEENWKKIYFLCNGNGAEMRGLVPFMR; this is encoded by the exons ATGTTGCGGTGCTTAACAAAAACCGCAGCAAAACACAACCATCCATGGCGGAACAATCTTACAACAACAATTTCATCTCTTAATTATTCTTCCAAGTCTCCAACAAAGTCCACTCCCACTTCCAAAACCCCCGCCACCGCCGCAACTGCCGACATCTTCTTCGACGAACAGGAACGCCTCCGCAATCTCACCGCCGATGAAAAAAACCCTTCTCTCAATGTCGGCCCAAACGGAAGACCCCTCTTCACTCCCGCTGCTTCTCTGTCTAAGCTCACCAACAACGACACCTGCACCTACTTCCAGCTCGC gaAGGAGACATTGGATGCTGCTCTGCCTGAAGGGTTGCCGATTGGTATGTCAAAGGAGTTTCAGGACTCTATGCGGACTGCTTTGCTTGTTCGCCAGAGCTTTTTGGATCTTCGTGATAACTTCAGACGTGTGGTTGATCCACCAATGTGGTCCCCTCATGGTAAAG GGGTCAAAGTTAGGAAGCAAGTTGTTTTAGATGGTCCTGTTAGTTGTGGGAAGAGTATTGCGCTTGCAATGCTTGTTCAGTGGGCTAGAGAAGAAGGTTGGTTGGTTTTCTATGTTCCGAGAGGAAAGGAATGGACGCATGGAGGATTTTTCTATAAGCATCCACAAACAGGTTTATGGGACACACCTGTTCAGGCCGAGAATGTCCTCAAA GATTTCTTGAAGTACAACGAATCCTACCTAAAGCAACTGCCATGCCAAATATTTGATCCAATCCCATTAGGTGAGGGTGCTGGTGTGGGATGGTTAAAAGATGTTGATTCCGTGGCAGTTCCTGAAGGTACAATGTTGTATGAGCTGGTGAAAACTGGCATTGAACAAACACATGCAGCTGTTGGAGTAGTAGTTCGTTTGAGGAAAGAGTTATCACTTGTTAAAGACATGCCTGTTCTTATTGCAATTGATCAA TATAATAACTGGTTTACATTCAGCGAGTATGAGGAACCTGTCACAATTCGTTCTTGTCGGCCAATACATGCTAGAGAACTTACGATG GTGAATGCTTTTAGGTCAATGATGCATGATGATATGATGGTAGGGGCTTTTTCTCATTCGACTGCTGTAGGAAAGCTTCGAAAAGACTTACCAGATGTACCGGTCGATGCACGTGCTATGTTTCCTCGATACAGTTTAGAGGAAGCGGACACTGTCTGTCATTATTATTTAAG ACAAAGGCTTATTCGTCGTGAAGCATTCACAgaagaaaattggaaaaaaatttaCTTCCTATGCAACGGAAATGGAGCAGAAATGAGGGGATTAGTTCCTTTCATGCGATGA
- the LOC131634679 gene encoding uncharacterized protein LOC131634679 has protein sequence MSQPRSSPDRLELQTPWKRLTVERILSGSQENDDVMEEWKKQHQRLNRVDDAGKVSVEAARIVENKGDDGDGIEYIMISSDSEREMSPVQEEFEEAYWTREVHDVKKFCSNVMYIPAEIVEKCGLAGMSEITLNDVDNGYPYECNVKKRPKKNETYLYGEWFDYVRAAELKVGDKVHFVIYYPPVLDIMVTVERSGDR, from the exons ATGTCGCAGCCAAGAAG TTCACCCGATAGGTTGGAGTTGCAAACTCCATGGAAGCGGCTCACAGTTGAGAGGATACTGAGTGGGTCACAGGAGAATGATGATGTTATGGAGGAATGGAAGAAACAACATCAAAGATTGAATCGTGTCGACGATGCCGGTAAAGTTTCTGTAGAGGCTGccaggattgttgaaaataaagg GGATGATGGAGATGGAATTGAATACATAATGATATCTTCTGATAGTGAGAG GGAAATGAGTCCTGTACAGGAAGAGTTCGAAGAAGCGTACTGGACACGTGAAGTTCATGATGTAAAGAAGTTTTGCTCAAATGTTATG TATATTCCTGCAGAAATAGTAGAGAAATGTGGGCTTGCTGGAATGTCAGAGATTACCCTCAATGATGTGGACAACGGGTACCCATATGAGTGCAATGTGAAGAAGAggccaaaaaaaaatgaaacatattTGTATGGAGAATGGTTTGACTATGTAAGGGCAGCGGAACTGAAAGTAGGTGATAAAGTGCACTTTGTGATTTATTACCCGCCGGTGTTAGATATTATGGTAACAGTGGAGCGCAGTGGTGATCGTTGA
- the LOC131634658 gene encoding uncharacterized protein LOC131634658, translating into MAVGKAVTSDNSVCHEPVVDDFSCHVEQPAKLQYCIWKQDVSNGKMAQSCLLEIPEHVVASRWLHGARFVDLVDWEREVRYECEVHHTEKGQMFLGRGWYKFAKERCLLDGDSMGFSVKDPISKEILITAVTDLL; encoded by the exons ATGGCTGTGGGGAAAGctgtcacctctgataactctgt ATGCCATgaacctgttgttgacgatttTAGTTGCCATGTAGAACAGCCTGCTAAGTTACAATATTGTATCTGGAAGCAAGATGTGTCCAACGGGAAGATGGCTCAGTCATGTCTTCTT GAAATTCCTGAGCATGTTGTGGCAAGTCGCTGGCTCCATGGAGCAAGGTTTGTAGATTTGGTTGACTGGGAAAGGGAAGTCAGGTATGAATGTGAAGTTCATCATACCGAAAAGGGTCAGATGTTCTTAGGGCGTGGTTGGTACAAATTTGCCAAGGAAAGGTGCCTGCTTGATGGAGACTCTATGGGCTTCAGCGTTAAGGATCCCATCAGCAAGGAGATACTT ATTACTGCTGTTACAGATTTACTCTGA